A window from Myxococcus fulvus encodes these proteins:
- a CDS encoding serine/threonine-protein kinase — translation MNPQSFGKYQLLKKLATGGMAEVWLARQTGIEGFHKNLVVKRILPHLAEDREFVEMFRNEALIAARFNHPNIAQVYEFGEANGTYYIAMEFIHGEDLGRVMRKAASAGQWIARPLAIRIVAAACEGLHYAHSRTDDAGRPLRVVHRDISPQNILISFDGSVKLVDFGIAKAADQASLTKSGAIKGKFAYMAPEQAAGKPLDGRADIFAIGLVLYELLTGVRPLKRDSELATLQAAMECAIQPPSQVADVPEEMDPVVMRAVAKSSDDRYRDARQFQTALEEILVGQRWVAGSVQISELMETLFADRLNEEKAQGQVVLADEESGGSAPPPPPQQERGRGRASSSDMSWDAPPGESSSPRERGRAAPPRASPPPPARRTGAVPQPVVEEDPGEWDAPSGVMEAPNRRRGGTSDSTRRPSSANVTQVARTSSRSDLRSATTNPGEPPEPAPPPPRRSMTRAAPVVDVEPPAPRRSRTSASLDLDERTRMEDEDDDERTMLPPPEPSPPPRRRTGMQSQVSAPEAPPRRRTSSRAEMPSPPPPSRSRVSLASAPAVREEDEVDRALAKDARRHAGQPVAKRNIAMLGFIVGMLAVVAIFHKPILAVLSATASDGQGVRLTVNTNERVKVSVRHTERCGSSQPVTELGLTPLTLVSGAHLQDTLILENEQQGIYTEDTDTLAFGVPGEAKVLTQEFRRGSLQLLLKPETVRGITVRRRGQDVGLYQGGGGKGLKIDLMEGKHKLELIGGPLKEPFLFEVDIKPNSVQKETQDLSAFIG, via the coding sequence CGCGGCGCGCTTCAACCATCCGAACATCGCCCAGGTCTACGAGTTCGGCGAGGCGAACGGCACCTATTACATCGCCATGGAGTTCATCCACGGCGAGGACCTGGGCCGGGTGATGCGCAAGGCGGCCAGCGCGGGGCAGTGGATCGCCCGGCCCCTGGCCATCCGCATCGTCGCCGCGGCGTGCGAGGGCCTGCACTACGCGCACAGCCGCACGGACGACGCGGGCCGGCCGCTGCGCGTGGTGCACCGGGACATCTCGCCGCAGAACATCCTCATCAGCTTCGACGGCTCGGTGAAGCTGGTGGACTTCGGCATCGCCAAGGCGGCGGATCAGGCGTCGCTCACCAAGTCGGGCGCCATCAAGGGCAAGTTCGCGTACATGGCGCCGGAGCAGGCGGCCGGAAAGCCCCTGGACGGGCGCGCGGACATCTTCGCCATCGGCCTGGTGCTCTACGAGCTGCTCACCGGCGTGCGGCCCCTGAAGCGGGACTCGGAGCTGGCCACGCTCCAGGCCGCCATGGAGTGCGCCATCCAGCCGCCGTCGCAGGTGGCGGACGTGCCGGAGGAGATGGACCCGGTGGTGATGCGGGCTGTCGCCAAGAGCTCGGATGACCGCTACCGGGACGCGCGCCAGTTCCAGACGGCGCTCGAGGAGATCCTCGTCGGCCAGCGCTGGGTGGCGGGCTCGGTGCAGATCTCCGAGCTGATGGAGACGCTGTTCGCGGACCGCCTGAACGAGGAGAAGGCCCAGGGCCAGGTGGTGCTGGCGGACGAGGAGTCCGGCGGCTCCGCGCCGCCGCCTCCGCCCCAGCAGGAGCGGGGCCGCGGTCGCGCGTCGTCGTCGGACATGAGCTGGGACGCGCCTCCGGGCGAGTCGTCCTCTCCGCGTGAGCGGGGCCGTGCCGCGCCGCCCCGCGCCTCGCCGCCGCCTCCCGCGCGTCGCACGGGCGCGGTGCCGCAGCCGGTGGTGGAGGAGGACCCGGGCGAGTGGGATGCGCCGTCCGGCGTCATGGAGGCGCCGAACCGCCGCCGGGGTGGGACGTCCGACTCGACGCGCCGGCCGAGCAGCGCCAACGTGACGCAGGTGGCCCGCACCAGCTCGCGCTCGGACCTGCGCAGCGCCACGACGAATCCGGGAGAGCCCCCGGAGCCCGCGCCGCCGCCGCCGCGCCGCTCCATGACGCGCGCCGCGCCGGTGGTGGACGTGGAGCCGCCCGCGCCGCGCCGCTCGCGCACCTCCGCGTCGTTGGACCTGGACGAGCGCACGCGGATGGAGGACGAGGACGACGACGAGCGGACCATGCTGCCGCCGCCGGAGCCCTCGCCGCCGCCGCGCCGCCGCACCGGGATGCAGTCGCAGGTGTCCGCGCCGGAGGCCCCGCCGCGTCGGCGCACCTCCAGCCGCGCGGAGATGCCCTCGCCGCCGCCTCCGTCACGCTCCCGCGTCTCGCTCGCCTCCGCGCCCGCGGTGCGGGAGGAGGACGAGGTGGACCGGGCGCTGGCGAAGGACGCGCGCCGCCACGCCGGTCAGCCGGTGGCGAAGCGCAACATCGCCATGCTGGGCTTCATCGTGGGCATGCTCGCGGTGGTGGCCATCTTCCACAAGCCCATCCTCGCGGTGCTCAGCGCCACGGCGTCGGACGGGCAGGGCGTGCGGCTCACCGTCAACACCAACGAGCGGGTGAAGGTGTCCGTGCGGCACACGGAGCGCTGCGGCAGCTCGCAGCCCGTCACCGAGCTGGGCCTGACGCCGCTGACGCTGGTGTCGGGCGCGCACCTGCAGGACACGCTCATCCTGGAGAACGAGCAGCAGGGCATCTACACCGAGGACACGGACACGCTGGCCTTCGGCGTGCCGGGCGAGGCCAAGGTGCTCACCCAGGAGTTCCGTCGCGGCTCGCTGCAGCTGCTCCTCAAGCCCGAGACGGTGCGCGGCATCACCGTGCGCCGCCGGGGCCAGGACGTGGGCCTGTACCAGGGCGGCGGCGGCAAGGGCCTGAAGATCGACCTCATGGAGGGCAAGCACAAGCTCGAGCTCATCGGCGGGCCGCTCAAGGAGCCCTTCCTGTTCGAGGTCGACATCAAGCCGAACTCGGTCCAGAAGGAGACGCAGGACCTGTCGGCCTTCATCGGGTAG
- a CDS encoding rhodanese-like domain-containing protein has translation MPIPEITPARLAQLLEGPVETRPALLDVRFPHEHEYVALPDSVLIPLPELDERAEELEPLRGRPVVVYCHHGVRSLDGAAYLLSRGLEAVSLRGGIDLYSLQVDPSLPRY, from the coding sequence ATGCCCATCCCCGAAATCACCCCCGCCCGTCTCGCCCAGCTCCTCGAAGGCCCTGTCGAGACGCGCCCCGCCCTGCTGGACGTGCGCTTCCCGCATGAGCACGAGTACGTGGCGCTCCCCGACTCCGTGCTCATCCCGTTGCCGGAGCTGGACGAGCGCGCCGAGGAGCTGGAGCCGCTGCGAGGCCGCCCTGTCGTCGTCTACTGCCACCACGGCGTGCGCAGCCTGGATGGCGCCGCGTATCTGCTGTCACGCGGGCTGGAGGCGGTGTCGCTGCGCGGGGGCATCGACCTGTACTCGCTCCAGGTCGACCCTTCCCTGCCGCGCTACTGA
- the moeB gene encoding molybdopterin-synthase adenylyltransferase MoeB, whose translation MAPTFRELLAGVKQEIREVTVDEVKRLLDARAPVKLVDVREADEYAGGRLPGAVHIPRGYLELRIEERAGRDEELIVYCAGGTRSALAVRTLKELGYTRVASLAGGYNRWSDAALPVEKPFVLTAEQKERYRRHLILPEVGEEGQARLLKSRVLLMGAGGLGSPAALYLAAAGVGTLGIVDSDVVDLSNLQRQVLHTQERRGQPKVVSARAAIEALNPDVKVVPFQERLTSQNVLRVLDGFDLVLDGGDNFPTRYLLNDACLMRGLPNIHGSVFRFEGQVTTFVPGQGPCYRCLYPAPPPPELAPSCAEAGVLGVLPGLIGLLQANEALKLILGKGEPLVGRLLTFDALGTRFQELKLRRDAQCPVCSPGATVELIDYERFCSTAQ comes from the coding sequence ATGGCGCCCACCTTCCGAGAGCTGCTGGCCGGAGTGAAACAGGAGATTCGCGAAGTCACCGTGGACGAGGTGAAGCGACTCCTGGACGCCCGGGCCCCGGTGAAGCTCGTGGACGTGAGGGAGGCGGACGAGTACGCGGGCGGCCGGCTGCCCGGCGCGGTGCACATCCCCCGGGGCTACCTGGAGCTGCGAATCGAGGAGCGCGCGGGCCGGGACGAGGAGCTCATCGTCTACTGCGCGGGCGGCACCCGCTCGGCGCTGGCGGTGCGGACGCTCAAGGAGCTGGGCTACACGCGGGTGGCGTCGCTCGCGGGCGGCTACAACCGCTGGAGCGACGCGGCCCTGCCCGTGGAGAAGCCCTTCGTGCTCACCGCCGAACAGAAGGAGCGCTACCGCCGGCACCTCATCCTTCCGGAGGTGGGCGAGGAGGGTCAGGCGCGCCTCCTGAAGTCCCGGGTGCTGCTGATGGGCGCGGGGGGCCTGGGCTCCCCGGCGGCGCTGTACCTGGCGGCCGCGGGCGTGGGGACCCTGGGCATCGTCGACTCGGACGTGGTGGACCTGAGCAACCTGCAGCGGCAGGTGCTGCACACCCAGGAGCGCCGGGGCCAGCCCAAGGTGGTCAGCGCCCGCGCCGCGATTGAAGCCCTCAACCCGGACGTGAAGGTGGTGCCCTTCCAGGAGCGCCTGACGTCGCAGAACGTGCTGCGCGTGCTGGACGGCTTCGACCTGGTCCTGGACGGCGGCGACAACTTCCCCACCCGATACCTGCTCAACGACGCGTGCCTCATGCGCGGGCTGCCCAACATCCACGGCTCGGTGTTCCGCTTCGAGGGCCAGGTGACGACCTTCGTGCCGGGACAGGGCCCCTGCTACCGTTGCCTCTACCCCGCCCCGCCGCCGCCGGAGCTCGCGCCCTCGTGCGCGGAGGCGGGTGTGCTCGGCGTGTTGCCGGGCCTCATCGGCCTGCTCCAGGCCAACGAGGCCCTCAAGCTCATCCTCGGGAAGGGCGAGCCGCTCGTCGGCCGGCTGCTGACGTTCGACGCGCTGGGCACCCGCTTCCAGGAGCTCAAGCTGCGCCGCGACGCGCAGTGCCCCGTGTGCTCGCCCGGCGCGACGGTGGAGCTCATCGACTACGAGCGCTTCTGCTCCACCGCCCAGTGA
- a CDS encoding HesB/IscA family protein — protein MDTTTTTPASATSPAPQSTPPVAVRLTEAAVRQVKEVIKAQGFEGYFFSIRVVPAGCSGLGYDLNLVKETKAGDTVWEQDGVKLATDGMSSQYLGGTEIDYVSAITGAGFKFNNPNAKSSCGCGTSFTT, from the coding sequence ATGGATACGACGACCACGACCCCCGCTTCCGCCACCTCGCCGGCCCCGCAGTCCACGCCCCCGGTGGCGGTGCGTTTGACGGAGGCCGCTGTCCGGCAGGTGAAGGAGGTCATCAAGGCCCAGGGCTTCGAGGGCTACTTCTTCTCCATCCGCGTCGTCCCCGCCGGCTGCAGCGGCCTGGGCTACGACCTGAACCTGGTCAAGGAGACCAAGGCCGGCGACACCGTCTGGGAGCAGGACGGCGTGAAGCTCGCCACCGACGGCATGAGCAGCCAGTACCTGGGCGGCACGGAGATCGACTACGTCTCCGCGATTACGGGCGCGGGCTTCAAGTTCAACAACCCGAACGCGAAGTCCTCCTGCGGCTGCGGCACGTCGTTCACGACCTGA
- a CDS encoding acyl-CoA thioesterase has product MSDLTPKRAKDTEVVMTQLILPPDANNLNAAFGGKVMEWIDICGAVAAQRHCRQVVVTASMDDLHFHAPIKVGWVALLHSRVLAAFRTSMEVGVTVHAENPLTGERTLTTSALLTFVAIDKDGKRVPVPPLLMESDTEKEAFREAEARRTQRLARQKENQSWLKVMQPIAGA; this is encoded by the coding sequence ATGTCGGATTTGACGCCCAAGCGAGCCAAGGACACCGAGGTGGTGATGACACAGCTCATCCTGCCTCCCGACGCCAACAACCTGAACGCCGCGTTCGGCGGGAAGGTGATGGAGTGGATCGACATCTGCGGCGCGGTAGCCGCCCAGCGCCACTGCCGGCAGGTCGTGGTGACGGCGTCCATGGATGACCTGCACTTCCACGCGCCCATCAAGGTCGGCTGGGTGGCGCTGTTGCACTCGCGCGTGCTGGCCGCCTTCCGCACCTCCATGGAGGTGGGCGTCACGGTGCACGCGGAGAACCCGCTCACCGGCGAGCGCACGCTCACCACCAGCGCGCTGCTGACCTTCGTGGCCATCGACAAGGACGGCAAGCGCGTCCCCGTGCCGCCGCTCCTGATGGAGTCGGACACGGAGAAGGAGGCCTTCCGCGAGGCCGAGGCCCGCCGCACGCAGCGGCTGGCGCGTCAGAAGGAGAACCAGTCCTGGCTGAAGGTGATGCAGCCCATCGCCGGGGCCTGA
- a CDS encoding deoxynucleoside kinase produces MPRSSSRPSPSPAAAPKPSVPPAEKTSAPRARNAVKTAAKTKVKAPKGRRFVALAGNIGAGKTTAAKMLSQSFGYELFDEPVIDNRFLRDYYADMSRWSFTLQLEFLIRRVEHHELIHSYRRSCVQDRTLYEDPEIFAKYLHGLGHMTNAELDLYYEYFQRLSRHIIRPDKVICFEVGSVDVLLERIRTRGREEEKGIRPQFLRGLNGYYASFPQVLQEKYGVETLVMDVSRQDIRKGRGREEFLDRISTFLA; encoded by the coding sequence ATGCCTCGTTCCAGCTCGCGCCCGTCCCCCTCCCCGGCCGCTGCCCCGAAGCCTTCCGTCCCCCCCGCCGAGAAGACGTCCGCGCCGCGCGCGCGCAACGCGGTGAAGACGGCGGCGAAGACGAAGGTGAAGGCCCCCAAGGGGCGGCGCTTCGTGGCGCTCGCGGGCAACATCGGCGCGGGCAAGACGACGGCGGCGAAGATGCTCAGCCAGAGCTTCGGCTACGAGCTGTTCGACGAGCCCGTCATCGACAACCGCTTCCTGCGTGACTACTACGCGGACATGTCGCGCTGGTCCTTCACGCTCCAGCTCGAGTTCCTCATCCGCCGCGTGGAGCACCACGAGCTCATCCACTCGTACCGCCGCAGCTGCGTGCAGGACCGCACGCTGTACGAGGACCCGGAGATCTTCGCCAAGTACCTGCACGGCCTGGGGCACATGACGAACGCGGAGCTGGACCTGTACTACGAGTACTTCCAGCGGCTGTCGCGCCACATCATCCGCCCGGACAAGGTCATCTGCTTCGAGGTGGGCAGCGTGGACGTGCTGCTGGAGCGCATCCGCACCCGGGGCCGCGAGGAGGAGAAGGGCATCCGTCCCCAGTTCCTGCGAGGGCTCAACGGCTACTACGCCTCCTTCCCCCAGGTGCTGCAGGAGAAGTACGGCGTGGAGACCCTGGTGATGGATGTCTCACGCCAGGACATCCGCAAGGGCCGCGGGCGCGAGGAGTTCCTGGACCGCATCTCCACCTTCCTGGCATGA
- a CDS encoding glycerophosphodiester phosphodiesterase, whose product MRAPPAFLRGLRPTLHISHRGGALLAPENTLEAFRQSVERFRTDMLELDVHVTRDGEIVVAHDDTLQRCTDGIGQLAALTLSELKRLDAGYGFTLDEGQTFPFRGQNVRIPTLREVLRAFPDLRLNVELKPDVAGQEELLARLLEDEGAVERVCLGSEQDAVGERLAARLPDACHFYPREALAALVIGMRSGEPPPDDPRYTVLDMPLYFGEVRLVDAQFLRECAERGKWVNVWTVDDAAEMTRLIEEGVGGIMTDRPDLLRQRMDATTKPG is encoded by the coding sequence ATGAGAGCCCCGCCCGCTTTTCTCCGAGGACTGCGGCCCACGCTGCACATCTCGCACCGCGGCGGCGCGCTGCTCGCGCCCGAGAACACGTTGGAAGCGTTCCGTCAGTCAGTGGAACGGTTCCGCACGGACATGCTGGAATTGGATGTGCATGTGACGCGCGATGGCGAAATCGTCGTGGCGCATGACGACACATTGCAGCGCTGCACGGATGGCATCGGACAACTGGCCGCGCTCACGCTCTCCGAGCTGAAGCGATTGGACGCGGGGTATGGCTTTACCCTGGATGAAGGGCAGACGTTCCCGTTCCGGGGTCAAAACGTACGCATCCCCACGCTGCGAGAGGTCCTGCGGGCCTTCCCGGATTTGCGACTCAACGTGGAGCTCAAGCCAGACGTGGCCGGGCAGGAGGAGCTGCTCGCCAGGCTGCTCGAGGACGAGGGCGCGGTGGAGCGCGTCTGCCTGGGCAGCGAGCAGGACGCCGTGGGCGAGCGGCTCGCGGCGCGGCTGCCGGACGCGTGTCACTTCTATCCACGCGAAGCGCTGGCCGCGCTGGTCATCGGGATGAGGAGCGGCGAGCCGCCGCCGGATGATCCGCGCTACACCGTGCTCGACATGCCGCTGTACTTCGGCGAGGTGCGGCTGGTGGACGCGCAATTCCTGCGCGAGTGCGCCGAGCGCGGCAAGTGGGTCAACGTCTGGACGGTGGACGATGCGGCGGAGATGACCCGCCTCATCGAAGAAGGGGTCGGCGGCATCATGACCGACCGGCCAGACCTGCTGAGGCAGCGAATGGACGCCACCACCAAGCCGGGTTAA